CTCCATCGACCATTTCGAGCGCCTTAGCGAGGATTGCGGCCCTGCCATGAAGAAGCCAGACATCGCGGCTCGTTGCTTGGGCCTCACGCTCAAACCTCGGCTGGAGCTCAGCCACCACCACCCGTGTCGAGCTGTCCAGGGTCTCTTCCCATGCCAACCTCACCAGGCGCATCACCTCTGAAGGCGCCTTTGGGAGGTACTGGGTGGGGCGTCCTCGAGAGACTTGGATGAAGCCGCGTGCTTCCAGTCGTCCCAGTACATCGTATATCCTACTGAAGGGCACTCTAGACACGGTACTGATGTCCGAGGCGGCCATCTTGCCGCCATCGACCAGAGTCACATATGCCTGAACCTCATATTCTGTGAGCCCCAGCTGTTTCAGAGCCTTCAGAGTAGCCTCACTAACGGACACCGTCAGCACCTCTCAGCAGGTTGTCGCATCCGCTCTCTCGAGTACCAGTCAAGGAACGAACGGAATGCCTTGGTCCTATGAGAGATTGCCACCTTCTCCTCAAGGCTCAACTGGGCATATGTCCTCGACTCTCCCCTTGGGATGAATATCGGGTCATAGCCAAAGCCGCCACTACCCGCTTGGGTCAGAGCAATTGTCCCTTCCATCTCTCCCACGAAACTGCGTAGACCATTCTCATCACAGTAGCCGACGGCTGTGACAAACTTGGCTGAGCGGTCCTCAACACCCTCTAGGATCTTCAGAATGCCCCCAGTACCAATCGTGCTTAGGACGAAGGCAGGATAGGTCTGAGGAAATCCATTGAGTGCTCTGATGAAGAGCCCGGTGTCATCAGTCACAAGAGGGCGCATTAGAGTCCGGTATGCATACTCTGCCGCGACCCTTGCCACTTCCTCGACGCTGTCTGCTCGTATCTCGTACTTGGGCATCGAGGTGGTTTCAAAGTGTATCCCGTATTCCTGGAAGAGAGGGCTTATCTCAGCAAGCTTGTGCTGGTTCTGCGTCAGGACAACGAGCTCAGCCCTTGACATAAGATAGCACATCCTTCAGTATCTTGTATGAACTCCGCGTCTTGTCGAGGTCGAACATTCCAGTCACATTCCACATGATGATGTGCTCAAGACCTTGCCGGACGTATTCCTCCAGCCTCTTGATTATGGCCTCCATACCACCAGACGTGTAGAAGGCGCACAAGACCTCTTCTGGAACTGCCCTAATGGCACTGAGAACAGACTCACGGTCATATCTCATCGGCACATAGTCGCGTAACGAGTAGAAGTCAGGCCCGAAGGGGTGTTCTTGGTCGAAGCGTTTCCACTCCGAGGCAGGAAGAAGAAGAGCAAACGCACGAGCCAGCGGCGTGTCCATGAGACGACGACACTCGGAGTCGTCCTCGTCCAGTACGAACCAGTTCCATAGTGCCGGGGTGAATGGGTTGGTACGGTCCATTCTCTCTCTCAGACGACGTATCTCCTTGAGCCGCATCCCGTACTCGGCAGGCGAAAGCACTGTGGGAATCCAGCCATCTCCGAATTCCGCCGTCAACTCCAGCATTCTGGGTCCGTGAGCAGCAATCCATATGGGCGGTGGTCTGTCTTGGACTGCCGGTCTCAGGGACATGACTGCATCTCTCAGTCTCCAGTACCTGCCGTCAAGACTGAATGGCTCGTGGGAGTTCCAAATCCTCCTGATAATCTCAAGCGCCTCATGGAGCTTCCCTACCTGAGCACTGTAGTCCAGACCATAGGGCTCTATGTTCTCAATCTCTCCCGCACCTATGCCCATGATGGCTCTTCCACCGCTGATGTGATCAAGGGTGAGGAAAGTCTGTGCAAGTAGGAAGGGATGCCGCCGTATGGGTTCTGTCACAGCAGACAGCAGACTGACTCGTTCCGTCACAGCCGCACAGGCAGCCATGACCGTGCTCATCTCAAAATAGGTGTGCGGCGACTGCTGAATGAGTGCGAGAGGGGTTATGTCGGGAGTCCAGATTGACTGAGGAAGAAAACCGGCGAAGTGGTCCGGGAAGGCCATGCTGTCGTAGCCAAGGGCATCAATCATCCGGGCATTCTTGACAGCATTGTCCCATGGCGGCAGGAACGGTCCGGGAGCCCCTATTCTGAGGTCGTGGATGTCAGTCATGGCCTAGCACTTCTCTGCGAATCGCATGATCGACCGCTTCACCTTCTCGTAGTCCTCAAGCCGCAAGAACTCGTCCACGCCGTGGAAGTTGCACTCCTCGTAGATGGTGCCGTAGCATGCAGTCGGGATGCCAACCGACATGAAATAGTCCCCGTCATTGCCTCCGAGGTCACCAGCTAGCTGAATGTCTGGGTCGGCGACCTCTCTGACAGCCTCGTGAAACAGCCGGATCATCGGGTCTGTGGGGTCTGACGCCCAGCCACTCGATTTGTTGAGGAAGGTGATCTCTGCCTCTACACCAACCTCCTCTCGGACCCGGACTAGAAAGGCCTCTAGTTCTCTCATCGCGTCATCGGGGCGCTCCTCAGGTATCAGTCTGCAGTCAAATGAAACCTCGGCGGTACCGGGGATTATGTTGGTCTTGCTGCCAGCAGACAGCACCGTGAGCGAGAAGCGTCCCCAGAGTGTCTGGTACGGACTTCCTGGTGGGGCGGCTACAGAGGAGACAACCTTTCTCCGAACGTCTTGATAGTCCAGCAGGGAACTCAAGAGTGGAATCGCCAGATGGATGGCATTGTTGAACTTGAAAGGATACCCTGCATGACCCTGGGTCCCATGTACGGTGACTCTGCCCGAGAGGACGCCACTCGCCCCTATGCTGACATAGGAAGGACTTGAGTCTACCACAATTGCAAAGTCGCCGCGAATCTTCGGCGGACCATTGACGAGGTAGTCAATTCCCCATTCTCCACCAGTTTCCTCATTTGGAGAGATCAAGATCCTCAGATTCACCTTGGCGGAGCCCCTCCTTGCAAGCTCTCTTGCGGCACTCACACTGGCTACGATATTGCCCTTGTCGTCACTTGTGCCACGGCCATACATCCGGTCCTTCTCGACAGTGAGAGCAAATGGCGGTCGCGTCCACGCCTTTGAGTCGCCAGCGGGAACCACGTCATAGTGCGTGCAGAGAAGAACCGTCCTCTTTGCGTGCGCGTCCAAGGTTGCAACAACATTCGGCTGAGGTATGCCCTCGTGCTTGGAGTCAAATACCTCCACAGCGAGTCCTGCCTCCTCACAATACGCCTTCAACACTTTAGCACACTCAGAGTAGTCTCGCTTCTCATCGCTGTTAGTGTCAAGTTGCACAAGGTCCCTGAGAAAGCTCTCTTCCCACTTGTCCATCGGACTTCTCACTCCTCTAGATGACAGTGCAGCTTCATGCTCATTAGTCTTGAGGAGGGAGCCGGTTCATCTCTGACACGTCTGACAGTAGCTGGTCTTGGACCTGTTGGAAGAGACCTCCGAGACTCTCCCCCCACACAGAGGACAGATGGAACCACCTTTCCCGTGAATCATGAGGAAGTCACGCTCTTCCGCACCAATCTTGTCCAGGCCCCGCTTGGCCAGAAGCGCCCGGTATCGGCCCAGGACACTTCTCACTGCAGTGTAGAGTCGCTCCACGTCCTCGGAACTCAGTGAACTTCTTGACCTGAAAGGGAGAATCCCTGCGTACAGCAGAATCTCATCCGCATAGGCATTGCCTATGCCCTTTACAAACCTCTGGTTGCGCAGCACGCTCTTTATTTGCCCATTATAGTGCTGGATGCGGCTCCTGAAGGTCTCCAGTGTCAGCTCTGGGTCCATGGCTGAGGGCCCTCGACCGTCCCATCCGGCAACTGCAGAGAAGTCACCGGACTCGACAAAATAGACTCGGCCCATCCGCTTTCGGTCAGTATACCACAGATTGGCGTCGTCCAGTTCCAACGAGAGCATGTCACTCGGCCTTGGAGTGTGAGTATGCCGCGTTAGCCTGAACCTACCAGTGAGCATGGGGTTGACAACAAGAAACCCGGAGTCGGTCTCCATTATGACAAACTTCCCGTCAGCTCGGAAGTGCCGGATAGTCCGCCCTGTCAACCTACGCTCGAGTATATCAGGCAGAACACCATAGACTACGAGGTGGGAATGGACTACAGCCCTTCGTACCGTGAGTCCGGCCAGTCGGCCCGTCAGAATCTCTGCAATGACGTCAAGTTCGGGAAGCTCGGGCATCGTCAACACGCAGTGCTCCAGTGTGCTTAAGAACTGTCTCTCAAGCTCAGCTCTGGTTCATCAGAGGTTATCTTAAGGGCGCATTTTGCAAGTCATTACGCATGCCAGTCGAAGTCTATCACATTCAGAAGGGCAAGCTCGTCCGTGTTCCGAACCCGGGAGAGTTCGGAAGGGGCGACTGCTATCTAGTGGACGCTGGCCCAAAGATCTACCTCTGGATAGGTCCCAAGTCCAGCGTTGACGAGAAGTTCCTGACTGCCGCGGAGGCGGTCATGCGAGACACTGCAAGGCAGGGACACGCACAGATTGAGCGGGTTGAGGGCGGTCATGAGCCCCAGAGCTTTAAGGCGCTCTTTCCCACCTTCAAGCTGACGGACCAAGACACTGAGAGCTTCCTCCGCAAAGTCCAGCTTGAGAAGCATGAACACAAGCTGTGGCGACTCAGCGGGGATGTCGGAGACAGCTTCTACATGGAGGTCCCAAAGAAGAAGGAGTCTCTCGATAGTGAGGACGTATTCGTCCTGGACACTTGGAACAAAATCTATGTCTGGCGAGGGAAGAAGGCGTCAGCTCGTGAGAGGATGGATGCGACCCTCATCGCTCGCAGATATGATGCCGAGAGAGCAGGCGTACAGAACGTCATCCTTGTTGAAGAAGGCGAAGAGCCGGACGAGTTTCGTCGAGCATTGAGTTAGCAGCAGTTGCTCAGAGTTCGGACACATCAGGACCTGTCCCCTATGGTGTTCATGTGGCCGAACACGGAAACACTGAGCCCGAGGTCTACTGTGAACTCCAACTGACCTCGGGGAGTGGTCCTGAGGCCGTCTCCTGATAAGGACAGGACTCGTGTGTCCGACTAGGTCCAACTCACAACGAACGACGCATAGACGAGGACAAGGAGGTTGACGCGGGTCATAGAAGCCTGAATCGGCCAGACCGCGGCTCGTACACAACACCAGCATCTTTCATCTTGGCGAGGGCCTCAGCAGCCACATGCCGCTCCACTCCCGCCTCCGAGGCAATCTCAGCCAGCGTGGGTCCCAAATCACTGGGACTGGCCGGGTCTAGCTTCTTCAGTGCACGAAGCACTCTTGTGTCCAGTTTCTCGTACGGACGGCTCTCCCTCCATTCACCCTCTTCTTTGGCCCTCAACTGAGTCAGTTCAAGGAACTCCTTCAGTGCTGGCTCCAGTGCACGGTCCCAAGCGCTCTTGAACTCACGGAGACCCACCTTCTCCTTCCAAAAGGCCCTAGCACCAGAGCGAGCAAGTCGCAGAGCACTGAGCGGGCGGCCCAGGAGGTCGGCATCAAGGGCACTGCCACGAGACAGGACCGAGTCCTCCAGACCCAAGCTGTCCTTGAGGTGCTCCAGACGAGTCAGCACATGCTTGGTGCCCTCATCCATAACCTTGACGGTGATGGATGGTGTGAGTAGCTGGTAGGTGATGGCGGCCTTCAGGACCGGTAGTCGAAGGAGTGTTGGATTGGCGGCCTCAATCCAGAAGTCCTCGGAGGCCAGTGCAATTGGCACGTCCGGTAGGGCAGAGGTCTGTGCTGTTGTCATGGCACTCAGAGACACCTCTCTGAACCCGGACGAGTCCTGTCTCTGAACACAGAGCCGCTCCATTCTGGGCCTGTCAAAGGCACCGACGTCCATTCTCCAGATGCGTGGAGTCGAGACCCGGAACCCCCTGAAATCACGATGCGCAGGCCACCGACCATGGAGGCTTGGTGGTAGCAGCCTCCGGATGAAGGTCATCAGTCGACGCACCTTTTCGGCGGACACTAGTGCCTGAATGCCAGTCGTGAGACCTCCGATGCTGCCCTCGTATGGGGGTGATGATACAAACAGTCGCGTGAAGACGTTCTTGCTGGCTTCTGCCATGCCAACATTCTCAAAGAGCATTTCCTGCAGTTCCTTCAACGACAGTGGCGGCCTCGCATCTCGAATCAAGTCGAAGCGGAGTTCCTGGAACTCCTCCGCTGAGAATGCCTCGGTCAACTCGCCACCTGATGACCCGATGCGTCGTACTGCTATCCTGCGACCCACAACCTCCGCGAGAACACCATCTGGGGGAACAGTCTGGTCAGAGGCGAACTGGACAAAGACTCCGCTGAGCAACCATGGGCTTGGCGTCAGCAAGACTAGGGATGTGTCGCGAGTGTGATGGACGAAGCCGACATGTCGATATCTCCTGCCCGGCAGTGTTTCTCGAAAGCCCGCCTGAAGCCGCATCTCCCACTCTGCAAGCTCTGCTCCAAACTGGCGGTCGAACACATCACAGGCACTAGCGATGTCACCAAGCCGATCCCCACCGGACCGATGCCTGCTGAGAAGATCATCCGCAGCCATGGTCAGTTCCCCCTGCGCAACCGGGACTGATCAAGGTACTGCGTGAGTGTGAGGAGGCACTCGTCCTGTCGAAACCCGTCAAGACAGACTGAAGACGAATGCGACCTTAGCAGTCCGTGCGAGGTGCGCCACACATTGGGGATGGGCTCGTGCAGGCGACCAGGATGACAGACTCGACGAGCCGCGATGACTGCCTGTATCAGTGCATACGACTCGAATCGGCCTTTCCCGCATCTATCGCAGAGTGACCACTCTACGGGACTGCTGCCATCCTGACTCATGACACTCTCATGAATCAAATGAAGGAGAACGGTCTTAAAGATAGCCACGCAGTAGATTCTGCAGGTCGACTGCTCTGCGGTCACCTTCTTGGTCATCCAGTGCATCCAAGCAACGCCAAGCCCCGAGAGAACACATGCCCAGCTCTGGCCCTCTCTTGGACAGCTGTGGAGAACTCGATGAATGCTGTTCGGTTCACTAGGATTCATCAAGAGACTGGCAGAAAGAGCAAGTATACCAGCACTTGAATCAGAGTCAGCGGGATGCCAATCTTGGCGAACTCTGCAAAAGTGAGTGTCGCGCCCTCTTTCTCTGCGTTCTGTATGATGATGACATTGCTTGCTGCTCCGAGAATCAGCATATTCCCAGCGATAGTGCTTCCGGACGCAAGAGCCATGAGTTGTGGTATTGACGCCCCAGACTCGACAATCAGCGGCAGGTACAGCGCGACTAGGGGCACATTCGAGATGAGCTGACTGAGCAGCACACCTACGACCATAATGACTGTGGGTGAAGTCAGGTCCGCGTTCAACAGGAGGACCAGCTCTTGAAAGAATCCGCTCTCCCACACGCTCTCCATGAGAATGAACATCGCTGCGAAGAAGACAAGTGTCTTCCAGTCGATGTTACGAAGAACCTCACGCCTCCGGTCACTGAACAGCAGGACTGGAAGTGCTGCAATCAATGCTATGTAGGTGAGCCGCATCTCGAACCATGGGGCAATGAACAAGAGCGTGACTTTTAGACCGATGAGTATCATGACGATGGCCAGAGATACCTTGGACAGCAAGACCAGCCGCCCGTCCGATTGAGTGAGGGGTGGCAGTGGCTGAAGCTGTACACCGAACTCCTTCCGATACACTAGCCGGATGAACACAAATGCGATGAGGAGGTTGATCAGGCTGGGGAGGGCCAGATACCAGAAAAACACCACGAAGGGGGACTGGATACCCCCGTCCAGTGCAACAAGAAGATTCTGTGGGTTGCCGATGGGACTCATCACGCTACCGGTTGTGACCGCGAAGGCCAGCGTTAGCAGAAGAGGCTTGGCGCGGACGCCATGGACCCTGCTCAGAAAGAGGACCACAGGAGTGCCGATGATGGCCACTGTGTCATTCATTACAATGGCAGAGATGGCACCCATGAGAAACAGAATGAGCAGGACGAGCTCGTCAAGTCGCCGTGCCCTTCCGAACATTCGTTGTGTGAGCTGTTGGAGGTATCCACTCCGCAACATTGCCTCGCCCACCACAAACATCCCGAAGAGGAAGAGAATCACATCCAGATTGATTGACAGTAGAGCGTCGACTGGCGGAATCTGCCCGGTAAGGAGAACTGCGGCTGCTCCGAGGGTCATCGCTTGCCATATCTCGATTCTGTTCCTGCCAATCTTACGCACTGCTATCAGCGTGAAGACCACACAGAGTACCGCAAACGG
This window of the Candidatus Thorarchaeota archaeon genome carries:
- a CDS encoding TrmB family transcriptional regulator, translated to MSVSEATLKALKQLGLTEYEVQAYVTLVDGGKMAASDISTVSRVPFSRIYDVLGRLEARGFIQVSRGRPTQYLPKAPSEVMRLVRLAWEETLDSSTRVVVAELQPRFEREAQATSRDVWLLHGRAAILAKALEMVDGAREELMLSVPTIDTEQGETSIAEDLSALVERLLTVRIPKVRVLTSGIPGTLLTALPSCVQVRVREKVFGGGLIADRLMTLIMLAGTGSGDSLLGIYASAPVFADMAVSYFDRLWNESAPL
- a CDS encoding XTP/dITP diphosphatase produces the protein MSRAELVVLTQNQHKLAEISPLFQEYGIHFETTSMPKYEIRADSVEEVARVAAEYAYRTLMRPLVTDDTGLFIRALNGFPQTYPAFVLSTIGTGGILKILEGVEDRSAKFVTAVGYCDENGLRSFVGEMEGTIALTQAGSGGFGYDPIFIPRGESRTYAQLSLEEKVAISHRTKAFRSFLDWYSRERMRQPAERC
- a CDS encoding LLM class flavin-dependent oxidoreductase, whose amino-acid sequence is MTDIHDLRIGAPGPFLPPWDNAVKNARMIDALGYDSMAFPDHFAGFLPQSIWTPDITPLALIQQSPHTYFEMSTVMAACAAVTERVSLLSAVTEPIRRHPFLLAQTFLTLDHISGGRAIMGIGAGEIENIEPYGLDYSAQVGKLHEALEIIRRIWNSHEPFSLDGRYWRLRDAVMSLRPAVQDRPPPIWIAAHGPRMLELTAEFGDGWIPTVLSPAEYGMRLKEIRRLRERMDRTNPFTPALWNWFVLDEDDSECRRLMDTPLARAFALLLPASEWKRFDQEHPFGPDFYSLRDYVPMRYDRESVLSAIRAVPEEVLCAFYTSGGMEAIIKRLEEYVRQGLEHIIMWNVTGMFDLDKTRSSYKILKDVLSYVKG
- a CDS encoding M20/M25/M40 family metallo-hydrolase — translated: MDKWEESFLRDLVQLDTNSDEKRDYSECAKVLKAYCEEAGLAVEVFDSKHEGIPQPNVVATLDAHAKRTVLLCTHYDVVPAGDSKAWTRPPFALTVEKDRMYGRGTSDDKGNIVASVSAARELARRGSAKVNLRILISPNEETGGEWGIDYLVNGPPKIRGDFAIVVDSSPSYVSIGASGVLSGRVTVHGTQGHAGYPFKFNNAIHLAIPLLSSLLDYQDVRRKVVSSVAAPPGSPYQTLWGRFSLTVLSAGSKTNIIPGTAEVSFDCRLIPEERPDDAMRELEAFLVRVREEVGVEAEITFLNKSSGWASDPTDPMIRLFHEAVREVADPDIQLAGDLGGNDGDYFMSVGIPTACYGTIYEECNFHGVDEFLRLEDYEKVKRSIMRFAEKC
- a CDS encoding anion transporter, with translation MSVSSLVPFAVLCVVFTLIAVRKIGRNRIEIWQAMTLGAAAVLLTGQIPPVDALLSINLDVILFLFGMFVVGEAMLRSGYLQQLTQRMFGRARRLDELVLLILFLMGAISAIVMNDTVAIIGTPVVLFLSRVHGVRAKPLLLTLAFAVTTGSVMSPIGNPQNLLVALDGGIQSPFVVFFWYLALPSLINLLIAFVFIRLVYRKEFGVQLQPLPPLTQSDGRLVLLSKVSLAIVMILIGLKVTLLFIAPWFEMRLTYIALIAALPVLLFSDRRREVLRNIDWKTLVFFAAMFILMESVWESGFFQELVLLLNADLTSPTVIMVVGVLLSQLISNVPLVALYLPLIVESGASIPQLMALASGSTIAGNMLILGAASNVIIIQNAEKEGATLTFAEFAKIGIPLTLIQVLVYLLFLPVS